Proteins encoded together in one Miscanthus floridulus cultivar M001 chromosome 16, ASM1932011v1, whole genome shotgun sequence window:
- the LOC136510050 gene encoding transcription repressor OFP1-like, with protein sequence MSNHHRFKLSHLMPNSWFYKLRDMKKPRPASKRNSETTRTSKRSSQYCHGSITPKPLPLSPHRSYSYYLNTKHNMSLDEKLRPSTLHLNPKASDIQFPRDYHHHHHRPANTMVIEAKHEFQDLQLRPIRTRAVLTGSTSGTCPSSPRLRSRRLPALINGGSVSTTSAIGGRRSAARKSFAVVKASTDPPRDFKESMVEMIVENDMNALEDMQELLECYLSLNSREYHGVIMEVFREIWLEIVQDIAED encoded by the coding sequence atgagcaACCATCACAGGTTCAAACTATCCCATCTCATGCCAAACTCTTGGTTCTACAAGCTGAGGGACATGAAGAAACCCAGGCCAGCAAGCAAAAGAAACAGCGAAACAACAAGAACCTCTAAGAGATCAAGCCAGTACTGCCATGGAAGCATCACTCCCAAACCGCTTCCATTATCCCCACATCGTTCCTACTCCTACTACCTAAACACAAAGCATAATATGTCACTCGATGAGAAGCTACGCCCCTCCACTCTCCATCTTAACCCAAAGGCATCAGACATCCAATTCCCTAGAgattaccaccaccaccatcatcgcccGGCAAACACCATGGTCATCGAAGCCAAGCACGAGTTTCAAGACTTGCAGCTACGTCCGATTCGTACAAGGGCAGTGCTTACCGGATCTACAAGCGGTACATGCCCGAGCTCGCCGAGGCTGAGGAGCAGAAGGTTACCTGCTCTGATCAATGGCGGTAGCGTCAGTACCACGAGTGCTATTGGTGGCCGGAGAAGCGCTGCTAGGAAGAGCTTCGCCGTCGTCAAGGCGTCGACAGACCCGCCCAGGGATTTCAAGGAGAGCATGGTGGAGATGATCGTCGAGAATGACATGAACGCACTGGAGGATATGCAGGAACTTCTTGAGTGCTACTTGTCACTCAACTCGAGGGAGTACCATGGAGTTATAATGGAGGTCTTCAGGGAAATTTGGCTTGAGATTGTCCAAGACATTGCTGAAGATTGA